A window from Chitinophaga filiformis encodes these proteins:
- a CDS encoding SusC/RagA family TonB-linked outer membrane protein, whose translation MRIKCNAPTTKRQLRLLVLFLFAHVICFANDVQNQYVTVTVRKARISLNVKHQPLKDVFLLIEQKTGLSVGYNTAAINAMEPVSYKADDEMLSTVFQELLKDYQGTVKQVDESHIFLKVEKRKAVEKAVLPVAAVAATPIVISGTVTDENNQPVPGVSIHEKNTKKNTTTDASGKYTIAVNTGDVLVYNFIGYAQQEITVGAENMINVQLKVQNSQLKEIVAIGYQSVRKSDVTGAISSVKASELNLTSPSVGQALVGKVAGVQVSQVSGAPYASTKIRVRGIGSINAGSNPLYVVDGYPMDNDIYINPEDIESIDILKDAASAAIYGSRAAGGVVLITTKRGKEGKGRFEYDIQSGVNQLAKKVKLLNADEFAQLMIDGRNNSYQDLVVNKGLQWTDAMFSDDNATRVAKVGNANSVQIDPTFYDFASQKMIKPKYNTDWQDLLYRNAVFSRHNLSFSGGSKDVKYYISGGYQNQDGIILNTGVKKINFRANIDGQINAKLRAGMNVSYTNNQNRETEEGRWDHNPIMAALLMLPTYRAYDDKGNIVKNEVAALSATYGYNSFENPLAIAKEINIRRKGNRSTYNGYAVYQLLPELSLKANLGMTNYAEKYDYYYPTSLSSGVNAPYSTQAKAAANAKAKTTGITDQLGEFTANYSKQFNKHKLDVLGGYTIQKTSGDILEVKAQGFQDDRIQELNAKGADAALFTLTTASKYTYTLMSYLGRINYNYDSRYYLTASFRTDASSRFGPENRWGSFPSVAAGWNISNESFYHDWLGQHSTLKLRASWGLSGNNNIGNYNAIQVMGTPTGVPLGNGTVNTGTFAGGIKDPKIGWESTSQYNGGLDIGLFNGRLNLIANYYLSYSYNLLFNQPISAIAGATSVLTNLRDSKIRNRGVDLQLDARVVDGKDFHLNFAGNISVNRNKVLDMGGANTILTAGAERSYLTHITQAGQPVGMFYGFRVLGVATEANYKTLAPSASSSNPLHPGDLYFYDKTGDHVVNDADKDVIGNPYPKFTYGFNLSATYKNFYFSSSFNGSYGNQVLDGQDYYLYNMEGSGNQYADVVNRFRSVSQPGNGKVYRASRAGTQSNSTRLSTFYLQDASYFRCTNIVLGYNFKFRGLQEKLGVSKATIFASVDNVFTITKYKGYNPEVDFNGNSTNPNLAPGVDYGMYPLVRAYNAGVKLGF comes from the coding sequence ATGCGAATAAAATGTAATGCGCCAACAACAAAGAGGCAGTTGCGACTGCTTGTCTTATTTCTATTTGCTCATGTGATCTGTTTTGCCAATGATGTGCAGAATCAGTATGTCACTGTTACAGTACGCAAAGCGCGTATCAGTTTGAACGTAAAACATCAGCCCCTTAAAGATGTATTCCTGCTCATTGAGCAGAAGACCGGCCTTTCCGTTGGCTACAATACAGCCGCAATAAATGCTATGGAACCGGTGAGCTACAAGGCAGATGATGAAATGTTGTCTACCGTATTCCAGGAACTGCTGAAAGATTACCAGGGGACCGTAAAGCAGGTGGACGAAAGCCATATCTTCCTGAAAGTGGAAAAAAGAAAAGCAGTGGAAAAAGCAGTGCTGCCCGTAGCAGCAGTTGCTGCTACACCGATCGTGATATCGGGTACGGTGACTGACGAGAACAATCAGCCGGTACCGGGGGTAAGCATTCATGAGAAGAATACGAAGAAAAATACCACCACTGATGCCAGCGGTAAATACACCATTGCCGTAAATACGGGTGATGTACTGGTATATAACTTTATCGGTTATGCACAGCAGGAAATAACAGTTGGCGCCGAAAACATGATTAATGTGCAGCTGAAAGTACAGAACAGCCAGTTGAAAGAGATCGTGGCCATTGGTTACCAGTCCGTGAGAAAAAGTGACGTAACCGGTGCTATCTCGAGCGTGAAGGCGAGCGAGTTGAACCTCACATCTCCTTCCGTAGGACAGGCCCTGGTAGGTAAGGTGGCCGGCGTACAGGTGTCGCAGGTAAGCGGCGCTCCATATGCCAGCACCAAGATCCGTGTACGTGGTATCGGTTCCATCAATGCCGGTTCCAACCCCCTGTATGTAGTGGATGGTTATCCTATGGATAATGATATTTACATCAACCCGGAAGACATCGAATCTATCGACATCCTGAAAGATGCCGCTTCTGCCGCCATTTACGGTTCCCGTGCTGCGGGCGGTGTGGTGCTGATCACTACCAAACGTGGTAAGGAAGGTAAAGGAAGGTTTGAATATGATATTCAGTCAGGTGTGAACCAGCTGGCAAAGAAAGTAAAATTGTTGAATGCAGACGAATTTGCACAGCTGATGATCGATGGCAGGAACAATTCCTACCAGGACCTGGTAGTGAACAAAGGCCTCCAATGGACGGATGCGATGTTCTCTGACGACAATGCCACCCGTGTTGCGAAGGTGGGTAACGCTAACTCTGTTCAGATCGATCCTACCTTCTACGATTTCGCCAGTCAGAAAATGATCAAGCCGAAATATAATACGGACTGGCAGGACCTGCTGTACCGCAATGCGGTATTCAGCCGTCACAACCTGTCATTCTCCGGTGGCAGCAAGGATGTGAAGTATTATATCAGCGGTGGCTATCAGAACCAGGACGGTATTATCCTGAACACCGGTGTGAAGAAGATCAACTTTCGTGCGAACATTGACGGCCAGATCAATGCAAAGCTGAGAGCAGGGATGAATGTTTCCTATACCAACAACCAGAACAGGGAAACAGAGGAAGGCCGCTGGGATCATAACCCTATAATGGCGGCTTTGCTGATGCTGCCTACTTACCGTGCTTACGACGATAAGGGGAATATTGTGAAGAATGAGGTAGCTGCACTGTCGGCCACCTATGGCTACAACAGCTTCGAAAACCCGCTGGCAATAGCAAAGGAGATCAACATCCGTCGTAAAGGCAATCGCAGTACCTATAACGGTTATGCTGTTTACCAGTTGTTACCTGAGTTGTCATTGAAGGCCAACCTGGGTATGACCAACTATGCGGAGAAGTACGACTACTATTATCCGACGAGTCTGAGTAGCGGGGTGAATGCACCTTACTCTACACAGGCAAAAGCTGCTGCCAACGCAAAGGCGAAGACTACCGGCATCACCGATCAGCTGGGCGAATTCACAGCCAACTACAGCAAACAGTTTAACAAACATAAATTAGATGTACTGGGTGGTTACACCATACAGAAAACAAGCGGCGATATCCTCGAGGTAAAAGCCCAGGGATTCCAGGACGACCGTATCCAGGAGCTGAATGCAAAAGGTGCAGATGCGGCGCTTTTCACACTGACAACGGCTTCGAAGTACACCTATACGCTGATGTCTTACCTCGGACGTATCAACTATAACTATGATAGCCGTTATTATCTGACCGCTTCTTTCCGCACAGACGCCTCTTCCCGTTTCGGTCCGGAAAACCGTTGGGGTAGTTTCCCTTCCGTTGCCGCCGGCTGGAACATTTCCAATGAATCATTCTACCACGATTGGTTAGGACAGCATTCCACGCTGAAGCTGCGTGCCAGCTGGGGCCTGAGTGGTAATAATAACATCGGTAACTACAACGCTATCCAGGTAATGGGTACGCCCACAGGTGTACCACTGGGTAATGGTACGGTAAACACAGGCACCTTTGCCGGAGGTATTAAAGATCCGAAGATCGGTTGGGAATCTACCTCACAGTATAACGGTGGACTGGACATCGGGTTGTTCAATGGCCGGCTGAACCTGATCGCTAACTACTATCTCAGTTATTCCTATAACCTGTTGTTCAACCAGCCCATCTCTGCCATTGCCGGTGCAACGTCCGTGCTGACTAACCTGCGTGATTCCAAGATCCGTAACAGGGGTGTTGACTTACAGCTGGATGCAAGGGTAGTAGATGGAAAGGATTTTCACCTGAACTTCGCCGGCAACATCTCCGTGAACCGTAACAAGGTACTGGATATGGGAGGTGCGAATACGATCCTGACAGCAGGTGCGGAGCGTTCTTACCTGACCCACATTACACAGGCAGGACAGCCGGTAGGTATGTTCTACGGGTTCAGGGTACTGGGCGTGGCAACGGAAGCTAATTACAAAACACTGGCGCCATCTGCTTCCAGCTCAAACCCTTTACATCCGGGAGATCTTTATTTCTACGACAAGACCGGCGATCATGTGGTGAATGATGCAGACAAAGATGTGATCGGCAATCCTTATCCGAAATTCACTTACGGTTTTAACCTGTCGGCAACCTATAAGAACTTTTACTTCTCTTCTTCCTTTAATGGATCTTATGGCAACCAGGTACTGGACGGCCAGGATTACTACCTGTACAACATGGAAGGTTCCGGCAACCAGTATGCTGACGTTGTGAACCGTTTCCGTTCTGTTAGTCAGCCGGGCAATGGTAAAGTATACCGTGCTTCCCGCGCCGGTACGCAGAGTAACAGTACCCGTCTCTCTACCTTCTACCTGCAGGATGCGTCTTATTTCAGATGTACCAATATCGTACTGGGCTACAACTTTAAGTTCCGTGGATTGCAGGAAAAACTGGGGGTATCAAAAGCAACAATATTTGCGAGTGTAGACAACGTATTCACGATCACCAAATACAAAGGATATAATCCGGAAGTGGATTTTAACGGCAACAGCACTAATCCCAACCTGGCGCCAGGCGTTGACTATGGAATGTATCCGCTGGTTCGTGCCTACAATGCCGGTGTAAAACTAGGTTTCTGA
- a CDS encoding FecR family protein: MGTSSSDKAALLALLEKYRAGKCTPEETTRIRQWFDSFEELPDAGEMKAAADKAVVNAMHTLFPRRGTSFRYIMLSAAAVLLVALTSLLFIYRFYMKAPAPVTYSSITTAKGERKKLTLPDGSTLTMNAGSTLSIPSNFGDSVRELVFSGQGTFDIKQNSKQPFIVCTGNVRTVVLGTAFDVKAYPEDDALQVAVLNGKVRIEKQERGRTAILAPGVTKDQLLTYEAQTGKHVLKPCKADDIAGWQQNRLFFEQASLEEIATILERQYNAHITLTGKAKHNCRYTLQLKNEPLNKALMLLQQLSGISYSINNNEIKINIASCE, from the coding sequence ATGGGAACATCATCGTCAGACAAAGCTGCGCTTTTAGCGCTCTTGGAAAAATATCGCGCCGGTAAATGTACGCCGGAAGAAACTACCCGTATCCGGCAATGGTTCGACAGTTTTGAGGAGCTGCCTGATGCCGGGGAAATGAAAGCCGCCGCCGATAAAGCTGTGGTCAATGCCATGCATACGCTCTTCCCACGCAGGGGAACATCTTTCAGATACATCATGCTCAGCGCGGCCGCGGTGCTGCTGGTGGCCCTTACCAGCCTGCTCTTCATATACAGGTTCTATATGAAGGCGCCGGCACCTGTTACTTATTCTTCTATTACAACCGCAAAGGGAGAACGTAAGAAACTGACCCTGCCGGATGGTAGTACACTGACCATGAATGCCGGCAGTACGCTCAGTATTCCTTCCAATTTTGGCGATAGCGTTAGGGAACTGGTATTTAGCGGTCAGGGCACCTTTGATATCAAACAGAATAGTAAGCAGCCATTTATAGTCTGTACCGGCAATGTCCGCACCGTAGTGCTGGGTACTGCTTTTGATGTGAAAGCATACCCGGAGGATGATGCTTTGCAGGTAGCGGTACTGAATGGCAAAGTACGTATCGAAAAGCAGGAGCGTGGCCGCACAGCAATACTGGCTCCCGGCGTAACGAAAGATCAGCTGCTGACGTACGAAGCGCAGACAGGGAAACATGTGCTGAAACCTTGTAAGGCGGACGACATTGCAGGCTGGCAACAGAACAGGTTATTTTTTGAACAGGCATCGCTCGAAGAGATAGCAACAATACTCGAAAGACAATACAATGCACATATTACGCTCACCGGAAAGGCAAAACACAACTGCCGTTATACTTTACAATTGAAGAATGAACCGCTGAACAAGGCGCTCATGCTGCTACAACAGCTGTCAGGTATCTCTTACAGCATAAACAACAATGAAATAAAAATCAATATTGCGTCATGCGAATAA
- a CDS encoding RNA polymerase sigma factor, with protein MTENLTDAELLSLSQTGDEKAFEAIMYRYNVQLYKYIYTRIRSEHDAKDLLQEVFISCWKNRHSINNIAAYLKRSVHYAIIDWQIENKKILARQTILLEKDEPSTYPVEDQLISIEIREEVETEISRMNETMRKIFVSSRWESKSIPEIAREYGLSEQTVKNNLSLALKRIRLRLAAFFLVLVYILVTLSLQFLNGTTFHF; from the coding sequence ATGACAGAGAACCTGACAGACGCGGAGTTATTATCACTTTCACAAACCGGCGATGAGAAAGCATTTGAGGCGATCATGTATAGATATAATGTACAGCTGTACAAGTATATCTACACGCGCATCCGTAGTGAACATGATGCAAAAGATCTGTTACAGGAGGTGTTTATTTCCTGCTGGAAGAACCGCCATAGTATTAATAATATAGCCGCTTACCTGAAGCGTTCCGTACACTATGCGATCATCGACTGGCAGATAGAAAATAAAAAAATACTGGCCCGTCAAACCATTTTACTCGAAAAAGACGAACCCAGCACATACCCCGTGGAAGATCAGCTGATATCTATAGAGATCAGGGAAGAAGTAGAAACAGAGATCTCCAGGATGAATGAAACCATGCGTAAGATATTTGTATCCAGTCGCTGGGAATCCAAATCCATCCCTGAAATAGCCCGTGAATACGGCCTCTCCGAACAAACCGTCAAAAACAATCTCTCCCTCGCACTCAAACGCATCCGGCTGCGCCTGGCTGCTTTCTTCCTGGTGCTTGTTTACATACTGGTAACATTGAGTTTACAATTCCTTAACGGTACCACTTTTCACTTTTGA